The Salvelinus namaycush isolate Seneca chromosome 8, SaNama_1.0, whole genome shotgun sequence genome has a segment encoding these proteins:
- the slc25a4 gene encoding ADP/ATP translocase 1 yields MSDAVVSFIKDFLAGGIAAAISKTAVAPIERVKLLLQVQHASQQITKEMQYKGIMDCVRRIPKEQGFISFWRGNLANVIRYFPTQALNFAFKDKYKKIFLGGVDQKTQFWRWFAGNLASGGAAGATSLCFVYPLDFARTRLAADIGKSGAEREFSGLGSCLSKIYKADGIKGLYQGFNVSVQGIIIYRAAYFGVYDTAKGMLPDPKNTHIFVSWMIAQSVTAVAGIISYPFDTVRRRMMMQSGRKSADIMYTGTIDCWKKIAKNEGGKAFFKGAWSNVIRGMGGAFVLVLYDEIKKYT; encoded by the exons ATGTCGGACGCGGTGGTTAGCTTCATTAAGGACTTTTTGGCTGGTGGCATTGCTGCTGCCATCTCCAAGACAGCTGTTGCTCCAATTGAGAGAGTAAAGTTGTTGCTCCAG GTCCAACATGCCAGCCAACAAATCACAAAGGAAATGCAGTACAAAGGGATCATGGACTGCGTCAGGAGGATTCCCAAAGAGCAAGGCTTTATCTCCTTCTGGAGAGGCAACCTGGCCAATGTGATTCGTTACTTCCCCACCCAAGCCCTCAACTTCGCTTTCAAGGACAAGTACAAGAAGATCTTCCTTGGAGGAGTGGACCAGAAGACACAGTTCTGGCGTTGGTTCGCCGGTAACCTGGCATCCGGTGGCGCGGCCGGTGCCACCTCTCTTTGCTTCGTTTACCCACTTGACTTCGCCAGAACCAGGCTCGCGGCCGACATCGGAAAAAGCGGAGCTGAGAGAGAGTTCAGCGGTCTTGGCAGCTGTCTCAGCAAAATCTACAAAGCCGACGGTATCAAGGGCCTGTACCAGGGATTCAACGTGTCTGTCCAGGGCATCATCATCTACAGAGCTGCTTACTTTGGAGTCTATGACACAGCCAAGG GTATGCTGCCCGACCCCAAGAACACGCACATCTTCGTCAGCTGGATGATTGCCCAGAGCGTCACCGCAGTCGCCGGTATTATTTCATACCCATTTGACACCGTCAGACGTCGTATGATGATGCAGTCAGGACGCAAATCAG CGGACATCATGTACACTGGCACAATCGACTGCTGGAAGAAGATCGCCAAGAACGAGGGAGGCAAAGCCTTCTTCAAGGGGGCCTGGTCCAACGTGATCCGAGGCATGGGCGGCGCCTTCGTCTTGGTGCTCTACGACGAGATCAAGAAGTACACATAA